In Luteitalea sp. TBR-22, one genomic interval encodes:
- a CDS encoding RNA-binding protein — MAKSLFVGNIPYQISEPELEEMFSQAGTVESVTVMRDRMTGRPRGFAFVSMANDDEAQKAIQQFDGTQLGGRAIAVNEARPRPERGPGDFGGGGGGFGGGGGGRPGGGGGRRPGGGGGRGGYGGGNRREPRW; from the coding sequence GTGGCCAAGAGCCTGTTCGTCGGGAACATCCCCTATCAAATCAGCGAGCCCGAACTCGAGGAGATGTTCTCGCAGGCGGGAACAGTGGAAAGCGTCACCGTGATGCGTGATCGCATGACGGGTCGGCCACGCGGCTTCGCCTTCGTGTCGATGGCCAACGACGACGAGGCGCAGAAGGCGATCCAGCAGTTCGACGGTACCCAGCTGGGCGGCCGTGCCATTGCCGTCAACGAAGCGCGCCCGCGCCCCGAGCGCGGCCCGGGTGACTTCGGTGGTGGCGGTGGTGGATTCGGCGGCGGGGGCGGCGGGCGTCCCGGCGGCGGCGGTGGTCGTCGTCCCGGGGGCGGCGGTGGCCGCGGCGGCTACGGCGGCGGCAATCGTCGCGAGCCCCGCTGGTAA
- a CDS encoding L-serine ammonia-lyase, iron-sulfur-dependent, subunit alpha has product MTDERLSIVDMFKIGVGPSSSHTLGPWRAAQQCVAAWGASPGLDGLRRIDVHLFGSLAKTGRGHGTDVAVVAGLIGADPETCEMTEVHGRVTRALAEAAVALPGHDVVALQVHFHTHEVLPQHPNGLRFSGVWSGDTVRERTCFSVGGGFVVWEDDRGQSRETVTLPYPVDTAEDLLRWCGEAGLSVSSVVLANEAAWRPEAETRAFIARIWDVMRACIHRGCHTPGRLPGGLNVRRRAADINTRLMGSTPTGIGPAPGRHPATTDVDAWFAAIRAHGDDFAWTLDWVTAFALAVNEENACFGRVVTAPTNGAAGVVPAVLAYDVVFGPEGGSPDRIARFLLTASEVGCLFKKGATISAAMGGCQAEIGVSSAMAAAGLTEVRGGSPSQVLMAAEIAMEHHLGLTCDPVGGLVQIPCIERNTMGAIKAITASQLALASDPANAKVPLDAVIHAMWTTALDMSAKYKETADGGLAVHIPLSLSEC; this is encoded by the coding sequence ATGACCGACGAGCGACTCTCGATCGTCGACATGTTCAAGATCGGCGTCGGCCCGTCGAGTTCCCACACGCTCGGACCGTGGCGCGCGGCCCAGCAGTGCGTCGCGGCCTGGGGTGCGTCGCCCGGCCTCGACGGCCTGCGCCGCATCGACGTGCACCTCTTCGGATCGCTGGCCAAGACCGGCCGAGGCCACGGCACCGACGTCGCCGTCGTCGCCGGGTTGATCGGGGCCGATCCCGAAACATGCGAGATGACCGAGGTGCATGGCCGCGTCACCCGCGCGCTCGCCGAAGCGGCAGTCGCGCTGCCCGGCCACGACGTCGTCGCGCTGCAGGTGCACTTCCACACTCACGAAGTGCTGCCGCAACACCCCAACGGACTCCGCTTCTCCGGGGTGTGGTCCGGCGACACCGTGCGCGAGCGCACCTGCTTCTCCGTGGGCGGCGGGTTCGTGGTGTGGGAGGACGATCGGGGCCAGTCGCGGGAGACAGTGACGTTGCCCTATCCGGTCGACACCGCCGAGGACCTGTTGCGGTGGTGCGGGGAGGCCGGCCTCTCCGTGTCGTCGGTGGTGCTGGCCAACGAGGCGGCGTGGCGTCCGGAGGCCGAGACGCGCGCGTTCATCGCCCGCATCTGGGACGTGATGCGGGCCTGCATCCACCGTGGGTGCCACACGCCGGGGCGGCTGCCCGGTGGACTCAACGTGCGTCGGCGTGCGGCCGACATCAACACGCGGTTGATGGGAAGCACACCGACCGGGATCGGTCCCGCGCCGGGCCGCCATCCTGCCACCACGGACGTGGACGCCTGGTTCGCGGCCATCCGCGCCCACGGCGACGACTTCGCCTGGACGCTCGACTGGGTGACCGCGTTCGCGCTGGCGGTGAACGAGGAGAACGCCTGCTTCGGGCGCGTGGTCACCGCGCCGACCAATGGCGCGGCAGGCGTCGTGCCGGCGGTGCTGGCCTACGACGTCGTGTTCGGCCCGGAGGGAGGGTCGCCCGATCGCATCGCGCGGTTCCTGCTCACGGCGTCGGAGGTCGGCTGCCTCTTCAAGAAGGGCGCGACGATCTCTGCGGCGATGGGCGGCTGCCAGGCCGAGATTGGCGTGTCGTCCGCGATGGCGGCGGCCGGTCTCACCGAGGTGCGCGGAGGGTCACCGAGCCAGGTGCTGATGGCGGCAGAAATCGCCATGGAGCACCACCTCGGGCTCACGTGCGATCCCGTCGGTGGCCTCGTGCAAATCCCCTGCATCGAGCGCAACACGATGGGCGCGATCAAGGCGATTACCGCGTCACAGCTCGCGCTGGCCAGCGATCCGGCCAACGCCAAGGTGCCGCTCGACGCGGTCATTCACGCCATGTGGACGACGGCGCTGGACATGAGCGCCAAGTACAAGGAGACCGCCGATGGCGGCCTGGCGGTGCACATCCCGCTGAGCCTCAGCGAGTGCTGA
- a CDS encoding protein kinase, with translation MIRDPDALFEFVSRKVADGEAIDWNALAVDTQTRGVVEELKVLAEVARLHRDTLPDPAGPAALPPPPVHPGDPWGHLTIRAEIGRGARGYVFRAWDPQLDREVALKLTGERGDERAAKDVIGEARLLARVRHPHVATIYGAERRDGLVGLWMELVEGETLEAMLGRVGRFNPREVALIGIDVCSALSAVHAAGLLHRDVKAQNVMRDRNGRLVLMDFGTGRDLDAAEDAFVHDEVGTPLYMAPELFEGGKASIQSDIYSVGVLLYRLVTGSVPVEAHSPTALREAHQARARTPLADVRSDLPVAFIRVVERALATAAADRYPSAGAFEMALSGLLVPMEPQAAPPRSSGRLLAVGATIGALVAGLSVGGWWWASRPPVPQEVRFAVVPPGPREDVQHLALSPDGLRLVYASAGRLHLRRMNDVGAVELEQTQGARDPFWSPDGQWIAFFRGVSLWKMRASGGDPQLVAPARRPSSGSWSADGNLLYSVDHGSSLMIVPANGGSPRVVRAQRQGLRTALAWPSWLPDGTHFVYSAISARTGRRTLFLARASDGPDAEDRPLVESPSNALVVGTRLFLVTQGQVRALRIDVAAGTLIGEPVPVVDGVAVDPYAAGDADFSVALPGRVGVGSSESSRAIVAFVGSAQGARTMRVVDLAGTTVDTLGTSETRDMRLSPDGRLLAYEEIDAETGTREIWVHDLERRARVRLTQHPAEDISPMWSPDSHTVYFISYRDQRVALYGRSAGGGQREQSLVEFDSQVIAYDITPDGRSLIYQRLDQQGGWDIWQRALAGGGQIPLVQSPSNDQHPAVSPDGRYLAYSTPESGGQQVWVMPLPADGRRWRVSSDYGREPAWSADGRTIYFHGLNRALMRAAVDFDTATPVIRPPVALFTIPFRGYDVRSHFVALPGGSRFVVNAPPDSLPPASATVVLNAPVP, from the coding sequence ATGATTCGCGATCCGGATGCGCTCTTCGAGTTCGTGTCTCGCAAGGTCGCCGACGGTGAGGCCATCGACTGGAATGCGCTCGCCGTCGACACGCAGACGCGTGGCGTGGTCGAGGAACTGAAGGTGCTGGCCGAGGTCGCACGCCTGCATCGCGACACGCTGCCCGACCCGGCCGGTCCGGCGGCCCTCCCGCCGCCCCCGGTGCACCCGGGCGACCCCTGGGGACACCTCACCATCCGCGCGGAGATCGGGCGGGGCGCGCGCGGCTACGTCTTCCGCGCGTGGGATCCCCAACTCGATCGCGAAGTGGCCCTCAAGCTCACGGGCGAACGTGGCGACGAACGCGCCGCCAAGGACGTGATCGGCGAGGCGCGGCTGCTGGCGCGCGTCCGCCACCCGCATGTCGCCACGATCTATGGCGCCGAGCGCCGCGACGGGCTGGTGGGCCTGTGGATGGAACTTGTCGAGGGCGAGACGCTGGAGGCCATGCTCGGTCGCGTCGGGCGGTTCAATCCCCGCGAGGTGGCGCTGATCGGCATCGACGTGTGCTCGGCGCTCTCGGCGGTGCACGCCGCCGGCCTGTTGCATCGCGACGTGAAGGCGCAGAACGTGATGCGCGACCGCAACGGGCGGCTCGTGCTGATGGACTTCGGTACCGGCCGCGATCTCGACGCCGCCGAGGACGCGTTCGTGCACGACGAGGTGGGGACGCCCCTGTACATGGCGCCCGAACTCTTCGAGGGGGGCAAGGCCAGCATCCAGAGCGACATCTACAGCGTGGGCGTGCTGCTGTACCGGCTGGTGACGGGATCGGTCCCGGTGGAAGCACACTCGCCGACGGCGCTGCGCGAGGCGCACCAGGCGCGCGCCCGCACGCCGCTGGCCGACGTCCGCAGCGACCTGCCAGTGGCGTTCATCCGCGTCGTCGAGCGTGCCCTGGCCACCGCTGCCGCAGACCGGTACCCGAGCGCCGGGGCGTTCGAGATGGCGCTCTCGGGCTTGCTCGTGCCGATGGAGCCGCAGGCGGCGCCCCCACGCAGCAGCGGCCGCCTGCTCGCGGTGGGGGCGACGATCGGCGCGCTGGTCGCCGGCCTGTCGGTGGGCGGATGGTGGTGGGCGTCGCGTCCGCCGGTGCCACAGGAGGTCCGGTTCGCGGTGGTGCCCCCGGGGCCGCGCGAGGACGTGCAGCACCTCGCGCTCTCGCCCGATGGCCTCCGCCTGGTGTACGCCTCCGCGGGGCGATTGCACCTCCGGCGCATGAACGACGTAGGCGCCGTCGAACTCGAGCAGACCCAGGGGGCGCGCGATCCGTTCTGGTCGCCCGACGGGCAGTGGATTGCCTTCTTCCGCGGTGTCTCCCTGTGGAAGATGCGCGCCTCCGGAGGCGACCCGCAACTGGTCGCCCCGGCGCGTCGCCCGTCATCAGGCTCGTGGAGCGCCGACGGCAACCTGCTGTACTCGGTCGACCATGGCAGTTCGCTGATGATCGTTCCGGCAAATGGCGGGTCGCCGCGCGTCGTGCGCGCCCAGCGGCAGGGCCTGAGGACCGCGCTCGCGTGGCCGTCATGGCTGCCCGACGGCACGCACTTCGTGTACTCGGCCATCAGTGCGCGTACGGGGCGACGGACGTTGTTCCTGGCGCGCGCCTCCGATGGCCCGGACGCCGAAGATCGCCCGCTCGTCGAGTCGCCCTCCAACGCCCTGGTGGTCGGCACGCGCCTGTTCCTGGTCACGCAGGGGCAGGTGCGGGCGTTGCGGATCGACGTCGCCGCAGGAACGTTGATCGGCGAGCCGGTGCCTGTCGTGGACGGCGTCGCCGTCGATCCCTATGCGGCCGGGGACGCCGATTTCTCGGTGGCCCTGCCTGGCCGTGTCGGCGTCGGCAGCAGCGAGTCGTCCCGGGCGATCGTCGCCTTCGTCGGCAGCGCGCAGGGCGCCCGCACGATGCGGGTCGTTGACCTCGCGGGCACGACGGTCGACACGCTGGGCACGTCGGAAACCCGCGACATGCGGCTGTCGCCCGACGGGCGCCTGCTGGCCTACGAAGAGATCGACGCCGAGACCGGCACGCGCGAGATCTGGGTGCACGACCTCGAGCGCCGGGCGCGGGTCCGGCTCACGCAGCATCCGGCGGAGGACATCTCGCCGATGTGGTCGCCCGACAGCCACACGGTCTACTTCATCTCCTACCGCGATCAGCGGGTCGCGCTGTACGGCAGGTCGGCGGGCGGCGGCCAGCGGGAGCAGTCGCTGGTCGAGTTCGATTCGCAGGTGATCGCCTACGACATCACGCCGGACGGTCGCTCGCTGATCTACCAGCGCCTCGACCAGCAGGGCGGCTGGGACATCTGGCAACGGGCGCTCGCCGGCGGTGGCCAGATCCCGCTGGTGCAGTCGCCGAGCAACGACCAGCACCCCGCGGTGTCCCCTGACGGGCGTTACCTGGCCTACTCGACTCCCGAGTCGGGGGGGCAGCAGGTCTGGGTGATGCCGCTGCCGGCCGACGGCCGCCGCTGGCGCGTGTCGAGCGACTACGGACGGGAGCCGGCCTGGAGCGCCGATGGCCGCACCATCTACTTCCACGGGCTCAATCGGGCGCTCATGCGTGCCGCGGTCGACTTCGACACGGCCACGCCCGTCATCCGGCCTCCTGTGGCGCTGTTCACGATCCCCTTCCGCGGCTACGACGTCCGCAGTCACTTCGTCGCGCTGCCCGGCGGAAGCCGGTTCGTGGTGAATGCGCCCCCCGACTCGCTGCCACCCGCCTCGGCCACGGTGGTGTTGAACGCCCCGGTGCCGTAG
- a CDS encoding aldo/keto reductase — protein MQTRQLGRTDLHITSIGFGAWAIGGEWRFGWGPQDDADSIAAIRQAVARGMNWIDTAPAYGLGHSEEVVARALADIPRRERPYVFTKCTLVWGDDRVVRHDVSGPSIRREVEHSLRRLQVETIDLYQMHWPRWAAQAEPSPGSVAEAWETLADLQRQGKVRHIGVSNFTVDDLKTAGAIAPVASLQPPYSMLRRAIESEILPYCAEHGIGVIVYSPMLSGLLTGAMTRERVANLPAGDWRRNNKEYQEPQLSANLALVEVLKTIGAPHGRSAGEVAIAWTLRHPAVTAAIVGGRSASQVDGVVGAADFRLSDAELARIEEALPRA, from the coding sequence ATGCAGACACGACAACTCGGGCGCACCGACCTCCACATCACGAGCATCGGGTTCGGCGCCTGGGCGATCGGCGGCGAGTGGCGCTTCGGCTGGGGACCGCAGGACGATGCGGACTCGATCGCGGCGATTCGGCAGGCGGTCGCCCGCGGCATGAACTGGATCGACACCGCCCCCGCGTACGGGCTCGGCCACTCGGAAGAAGTGGTCGCGCGCGCCCTCGCCGACATCCCGAGGCGCGAGCGCCCGTACGTGTTCACCAAGTGCACCCTGGTGTGGGGCGACGACCGCGTGGTGCGCCACGACGTGTCGGGCCCGTCGATCAGGCGGGAAGTCGAGCACAGCCTGCGCCGACTCCAGGTCGAGACGATCGACCTGTACCAGATGCACTGGCCTCGCTGGGCGGCACAGGCCGAGCCATCACCGGGCAGCGTCGCCGAGGCCTGGGAGACGCTGGCGGACCTGCAGCGGCAGGGGAAGGTGCGGCACATCGGCGTCTCGAACTTCACGGTCGACGACCTGAAGACGGCCGGCGCGATTGCGCCCGTCGCGTCGCTGCAGCCCCCGTACTCGATGCTCAGGCGCGCCATCGAGTCGGAGATCCTCCCGTACTGCGCCGAACACGGCATCGGCGTCATCGTGTACAGCCCCATGTTGTCGGGCCTGTTGACCGGCGCGATGACACGCGAGCGCGTCGCGAACCTGCCGGCTGGCGACTGGCGACGCAACAACAAGGAGTACCAGGAGCCACAGCTCTCGGCCAACCTGGCGCTGGTCGAGGTGCTCAAGACCATCGGCGCGCCGCACGGCAGGTCGGCCGGCGAGGTCGCCATCGCGTGGACGCTGCGCCATCCGGCGGTGACCGCAGCCATCGTCGGCGGACGGTCGGCGTCGCAGGTCGATGGCGTGGTGGGCGCGGCGGACTTCCGCCTGTCGGACGCGGAGCTCGCGCGCATCGAGGAGGCTCTGCCACGGGCGTGA